The Primulina eburnea isolate SZY01 chromosome 6, ASM2296580v1, whole genome shotgun sequence genome contains a region encoding:
- the LOC140834740 gene encoding 26S proteasome non-ATPase regulatory subunit 11 homolog produces the protein MSSYLPANTDSLIQAAEAKAPSEAISILYQILENSSSSSEALRIKEQAITNLSDLLRQEGRAAELQDLLTKLRPFFSLIPKAKTAKIVRGIVDAVAKIPGTSDLQITLCKEIVQWTRAEKRTFLRQRIEARLAALLMDNKEFSEALNLLSGLIKEVRRLDDKLLLVEIDLLESKLHFSLRNLPKAKAALTAARTAANAIYVPPAQQGTIDLQSGILHAEEKDYKTAYSYFFEAFEAFNALEDRQAIFSLKYMLLCKIMVNQADDVAGIISSPKVGLQYQGPELDAMRAVADAHSKRSLKLFEMALQNFKTQLDEDPIVHRHLSSLYDTLLEQNLCRLIEPFTRVEIAHIAELIELPSHHVETKLSQMILDKKFAGTLDQGAGCLIIFDDPKTDAIYTATLETISNMGKVVDSLYMRSAKIMT, from the coding sequence ATGTCTTCGTATCTTCCTGCCAATACTGATTCACTCATTCAGGCTGCTGAGGCCAAGGCTCCATCTGAGGCAATCTCCATTCTGTACCAGATTCTTGAAAACTCCTCATCTTCTTCTGAAGCCTTACGGATAAAAGAACAGGCCATCACCAATCTCTCGGATCTTCTTAGACAAGAGGGTCGAGCAGCTGAACTTCAAGACCTCCTCACCAAACTACGGCCATTCTTTTCTTTGATCCCGAAGGCAAAAACTGCAAAAATTGTCCGTGGTATTGTTGATGCAGTTGCTAAAATCCCTGGCACTTCTGATCTTCAGATTACACTTTGTAAAGAAATAGTACAATGGACACGTGCTGAAAAACGAACTTTTCTGCGGCAGCGAATTGAGGCAAGACTTGCAGCCCTCCTGATGGACAATAAGGAATTTTCTGAAGCATTGAATCTCCTTTCAGGTCTAATTAAGGAGGTCAGAAGATTAGATGACAAGCTACTGCTTGTAGAGATTGACTTACTTGAAAGCAAACTTCATTTCTCTCTGCGGAACCTACCCAAAGCCAAAGCTGCACTTACAGCAGCTAGGACAGCCGCCAATGCTATATATGTCCCTCCAGCTCAGCAGGGTACTATAGATTTGCAGAGTGGAATTCTCCACGCTGAGGAAAAGGACTACAAAACTGCTTACAGTTACTTCTTTGAAGCATTTGAAGCATTTAATGCTCTTGAAGATCGCCAGGCCATTTTCAGTCTCAAATATATGTTACTATGCAAAATTATGGTTAATCAGGCTGATGACGTGGCAGGAATCATATCATCCCCTAAAGTAGGTTTACAATACCAAGGACCAGAACTTGATGCAATGAGAGCTGTTGCTGATGCGCATTCAAAACGCTCTCTCAAGCTCTTTGAAATGGCGCTTCAGAATTTCAAGACTCAGTTGGACGAAGACCCAATTGTTCACAGGCACCTTTCTTCCCTTTACGACACTCTGTTGGAGCAAAATCTTTGCAGGTTGATTGAGCCCTTTACAAGAGTTGAGATCGCACATATCGCAGAGTTGATTGAGCTGCCATCTCACCATGTGGAAACGAAACTATCTCAGATGATTCTGGACAAGAAATTTGCTGGAACTCTAGACCAAGGTGCTGGATGTCTAATCATATTCGACGATCCCAAAACCGATGCAATCTATACCGCAACGCTTGAAACTATTTCAAATATGGGAAAGGTTGTGGATAGCCTTTATATGAGGTCTGCTAAAATAATGACATGA
- the LOC140834739 gene encoding glucose-1-phosphate adenylyltransferase small subunit, chloroplastic/amyloplastic yields the protein MAAVASSSPIGFNKICGFSVSSSFDLNGLGKLQFMPGFSAFKSDLFGGPVSVNCRKSSRVNGRRRMPVTRVVSPKAVSDSSSSQTCLDPDASSSVLGIILGGGAGTRLYPLTKKRAKPAVPLGANYRLIDIPVSNCMNSNISKIYVLTQFNSASLNRHLSRAYASNMGGYKNEGFVEVLAAQQSPENPNWFQGTADAIRQYLWLFEEHDVLEFLILAGDHLYRMDYERFIQAHRETDADITVAALPMDEQRATAFGLMKIDDEGRIIEFAEKPKGEQLKAMKVDTTILGLDDKRAKEMPFIASMGIYVFSKDAMLNLLREKFPGANDFGSEVIPGATSIGMRVQAYLFDGYWEDIGTIEAFYNANLGITKKPVPDFSFYDRSSPIYTQPRYLPPSKMLNADVTDSVIGEGCVIKNCKIHHSVIGLRSCISEGAIIEDTLLMGADYYETDADRRLLAAKGSVPIGIGRESHIKRAIIDKNARIGDHVKIINSDNVQEAARETDGYFIKSGIVTVIKDALIPSGTII from the exons ATGGCGGCTGTGGCATCGTCGTCGCCCATCGGATTCAACAAAATTTGTGGGTTTTCAGTATCATCATCCTTTGATTTGAATGGACTGGGAAAGTTGCAGTTTATGCCCGGTTTTAGTGCATTCAAATCGGATCTGTTTGGGGGTCCTGTTAGCGTGAATTGTAGAAAAAGCAGTAGAGTTAATGGAAGGAGAAGAATGCCGGTTACACGTGTGGTTTCTCCAAAAGCTGTTTCTGATTCTAGTTCTTCCCAGACTTGTCTTGATCCTGATGCTAGTTCT AGTGTTCTGGGAATTATTCTTGGAGGTGGAGCAGGGACTCGACTTTATCCTCTTACCAAGAAAAGAGCGAAACCAGCTGTCCCTTTGGGTGCAAACTATCGCTTGATTGATATTCCTGTTAGCAATTGTATGAACAGCAATATATCAAAGATCTATGTCCTCACCCAATTCAATTCTGCATCCCTTAATCGCCACTTATCACGGGCATATGCGAGTAATATGGGTGGTTATAAGAATGAAGGGTTTGTTGAAGTTCTTGCTGCCCAGCAGAGCCCCGAAAATCCTAACTGGTTCCAG GGCACTGCTGATGCTATAAGGCAATATCTATGGCTTTTTGAAGAACACGACGTTCTCGAATTCTTGATTCTTGCTGGAGATCACTTGTATCGTATGGATTATGAGAGATTCATCCAAGCCCACAGAGAAACTGATGCTGATATTACAGTTGCTGCACTGCCAATGGATGAACAACGCGCTACTGCATTTGGTCTAATGAAAATTGATGATGAAGGAAGGATAATAGAATTTGCCGAGAAGCCGAAGGGAGAACAACTGAAGGCAATGAAG GTTGACACCACAATTTTAGGCCTTGATGACAAAAGAGCAAAGGAAATGCCTTTCATTGCGAGTATGGGTATCTACGTTTTCAGTAAGGATGCAATGTTGAATTTATTGCGTGAGAAGTTCCCTGGAGCCAATGATTTTGGAAGTGAGGTTATTCCAGGTGCTACTTCTATTGGCATGAGG GTTCAAGCCTATTTATTTGATGGTTACTGGGAAGACATTGGAACTATTGAAGCTTTTTACAATGCGAATTTAGGAATCACCAAGAAGCCAGTCCCAGATTTCAG TTTTTATGACCGTTCTTCTCCAATATACACGCAACCCCGCTACTTGCCACCTTCCAAAATGCTTAATGCTGATGTTACTGACAGTGTCATTGGCGAGGGCTGTGTGATAAAG AATTGCAAGATTCACCATTCTGTGATTGGTCTGAGATCATGCATCTCGGAGGGTGCGATTATCGAAGACACCCTGTTGATGGGAGCTGATTATTATGAG ACTGATGCAGACAGAAGACTCTTGGCTGCAAAAGGTAGTGTGCCAATAGGTATCGGCAGGGAATCTCACATCAAGAGAGCAATAATCGACAAAAATGCCCGCATTGGAGACCATGTCAAG ATAATTAACAGTGACAATGTGCAAGAGGCAGCTAGAGAGACAGATGGGTACTTCATCAAGAGTGGCATTGTCACTGTGATTAAGGATGCTTTGATCCCGAGTGGGACGATTATTTGA
- the LOC140834738 gene encoding LOW QUALITY PROTEIN: myb family transcription factor PHL7-like (The sequence of the model RefSeq protein was modified relative to this genomic sequence to represent the inferred CDS: deleted 2 bases in 1 codon) has product MDCISVANKATLASKQRLRWTHELHDRFVDAVAQLGGPDRATPKGVLRVMGVQGLTIYHVKSHLQKYRLAKYLPDSSSDGKNLEKKEGDVLSSLDSSSGMQITEALKLQMEVQKRLQEQLEVQRQLQLRIEAQGKYLKKIIEEQQRISGVILEAPGSGDNYPESDSKTDPTTPGPTCESPFPDKPAKEHGTAKILSRDESFSHHEPQTPDSGCQLTSPVECLGEMPRKKFE; this is encoded by the exons ATGGATTGTATTAGCGTAGCCAACAAAGCAACTCTTGCGTCTAAGCAGCGGCTTCGTTGGACACACGAGCTTCATGATCGATTTGTTGACGCTGTAGCCCAACTTGGTGGTCCAGACC GTGCTACTCCAAAAGGTGTTCTTAGAGTTATGGGAGTTCAAGGTCTGACAATTTACCATGTAAAAAGCCACTTACAG AAATATCGACTTGCCAAATATCTTCCAGATTCTTCATCTGATG GGAAAAATCTTGAAAAGAAAGAAGGGGACGTGCTATCCAGCTTGGATAGTTCATC TGGGATGCAAATAACTGAAGCACTCAAGCTGCAGATGGAGGTTCAAAAGCGGCTTCAGGAGCAATTAGAG GTGCAACGACAGCTGCAGCTGCGGATAGAAGCCCAAGGAAAGTACTTAAAGAAGATAATTGAAGAGCAACAGCGCATCAGTGGTGTTATATTGGAAGCACCTGGCTCTGGGGACAATTACCCCGAATCAGATTCTAAAACTGACCCAACTACTCCTGGTCCGACTTGTGAGTCACCATTTCCAGACAAGCCTGCCAAAGAACACGGTACAGCCAAGATCCTTTCTCGTGATGAATCATTTTCTCATCACGAGCCTCAAACTCCAGATTCCGGT TGTCAGTTGACTTCACCGGTTGAATGCCTTGGTGAGATGCCgagaaaaaaatttgaatga